Sequence from the Anaeromusa acidaminophila DSM 3853 genome:
GTTGTCGTAGCCATTGGTGCGGATGTGCAGGCTAATTTGATGACAACGCTGCAACTTAAAGAGTTGGGCGTACCTCATATTGTTGCTAAAGCCAAAAATCCCCTCCACGGTAAAATGTTGGAAAAAATTGGCGCTGACAGGGTGGTTTATCCAGAACGGGATATGGGACAGAGGGTGGCGCATAATTTGGTATCCAGCAATGTCTTGGAATACATTGAACTATCTCCTGAGTATAGCATTGTTGAAGTAACGGCGCCTAAAGCTTTGGTGGGGAAAAATTTGGTGGAAACGGATTTGCGCGGTCGTTATGAGGTTAATGTGGTGGCGATACGCCGAGGAGATCAATTATTGGTGCCGCCGCAACCAACAGAGAAAATTATGGAAAAAGATGTAATCTTTGTTGTTGGTGCGAATCGGGGCGTTCAGCGCTTGGAGGAACTTGAATGACTTTGTTTTGGGAAACGATCAATAGTGCTGCCAATGAACAACTGAAACAAATTCGCTCCTTGCAACAGCGTAAAAGGCGGGACGAGAGCGGCTTGTTTATCGTTGAAGGCACGCGAGCGGTACAAGAGGCGCTGCAATCGGATTGGGAATTGCTATTTCTTGTTGCAGCAGAAGATTATGGACAAAAGACGCAGCTGGAAGAGCTGCTGCGAAAGCGCCAACAGCCGTATGGGCGGTTGCTGCAAGTTTCAGGAGAACTGTTGCGCAAGCTCGGCGACACGCAGACTCCCCAAGGGATTATAGCAGTCGTGCGTCAAAAACATTGGGAACTTGAGCAGGTTCTGACTATGCCGGGAGGCGGGCCGCTTTTGGTCTTGGATCGAGTGCAGGATCCGGGGAATGTCGGTGCTTTGTTGCGTACAGCTGCAGCATTAGGCGCAGCGGGGGCTATTTTATTAGAGGGGACTACAGACGCCTTTAGCAGTAAAGCGGTGCGTGCCGGTATGGGGGCTGTATTTCGTCTGCCTGTCGTGCAGAAAATACAGCCGGAGTATTTGAATCGTCTTCGCAAAGAACAGAAACTTGCTTTGTGGGTAGCCGCGCTTGAAGGAGGCCGACCAAGTTATCAGGCTGATTTGCAAGCAAGGCATTTGCTTCTTTTGGGCAACGAAGGAGAAGGGGCGTCGGATTTTTGGCAAAAAGAAGCGGATGGCGCTGTTTTTATTCCCATGCCGGGAGGTATGGAGTCTTTAAATGTGGCTATGGCTGGCTCGTTGCTTCTCTATGAAGCGATGCGGCAGAGGCTGAGCTAAGAAATAAAATTTGATAAATTCGTTTTTTGTATTTTTAGAGAAAGCCCTTGGTTAAGACTGGAGTTGGCTTGTCAGAGCTGAGTTTAGTATGGTATAATGACAACAAGAAATTTCCTGAGAGCATGCTGAACAGGAGCAGGGAGGGTCTCAAGATGATGACCACCGATATGCTATGGAAAGTATTTGAAGCAACTGGGTCCATTGCCACGTATCTCCTGTACCGCCGCCTTTTATTGCAATAAAAAGCGGTTATATTCGGCTTGGGAACAAATTGAATAGTGCTGGTGATGAAGGAGAAAGTATGCAGAGGAGAATTCTTCAGGGAGGCGTTGCCATGGACTGCAAGCACGCTGTATTTTCGCTGTCAGAAGTTCGCTCTGGAGCCTTGTTTATTGAACGATTTTGAATTTAAGTAGGTAAACACGGACTGCTTCACGTTACGAAGTTTGAGTACAAACAAGGGTGGTACCGCGAATAAGCTTTTTCGCCCCTTTCGAGGGGGTGGAAGGGCTTTTGTTTTTTTTGCAATGAAGTATAAAACAGGAGGCAAGTGGAATATGGAAAATCAGCTACAGGCTTTACAAGCGGAAGCGTTGCAGGAGATGCAGCAGGCGCAAACCGTAGCCGCCTTAAATGAGTTGAAAGTGAAATACTTGGGCAAAAAAGGCAGCTTAACGGCTGTGCTGCGCGGCATGGGGGCATTGTCACCGGAGGAGCGTCCTCGTATAGGCGCGCTTGTGAATGAAGTGCGGGCCAAGTTGGAAGAGCTTTTGGACGAGAGGGCAGGCGCTTTGAAAGCGGCTGAACTCCAAGAACGTTTGGAAAAAGAAACCATTGATATTACGTTGGCCGGGCGAACTTCTTTTAGCGGGCATGTGCATCCGTTGATGCTGACGTTAGATCGCATTAAGGCGGTTTTTATGCGTATGGGCTTTGCAGTGGCTGAAGGCCCGGAAGTAGAGGAAGATTCCTATAATTTTGAAGCTTTGAATTTACCGCCGG
This genomic interval carries:
- a CDS encoding potassium channel family protein, which produces MKKKQFAIIGLGRFGTSVAKTLYQMGYEVLAVDADETRVQDFSDEVTHVMQADTTDEDTLKALGIRNFDVVVVAIGADVQANLMTTLQLKELGVPHIVAKAKNPLHGKMLEKIGADRVVYPERDMGQRVAHNLVSSNVLEYIELSPEYSIVEVTAPKALVGKNLVETDLRGRYEVNVVAIRRGDQLLVPPQPTEKIMEKDVIFVVGANRGVQRLEELE
- a CDS encoding YqzL family protein — encoded protein: MMTTDMLWKVFEATGSIATYLLYRRLLLQ
- a CDS encoding TrmH family RNA methyltransferase — protein: MTLFWETINSAANEQLKQIRSLQQRKRRDESGLFIVEGTRAVQEALQSDWELLFLVAAEDYGQKTQLEELLRKRQQPYGRLLQVSGELLRKLGDTQTPQGIIAVVRQKHWELEQVLTMPGGGPLLVLDRVQDPGNVGALLRTAAALGAAGAILLEGTTDAFSSKAVRAGMGAVFRLPVVQKIQPEYLNRLRKEQKLALWVAALEGGRPSYQADLQARHLLLLGNEGEGASDFWQKEADGAVFIPMPGGMESLNVAMAGSLLLYEAMRQRLS